Proteins from a single region of Lasioglossum baleicum chromosome 1, iyLasBale1, whole genome shotgun sequence:
- the LOC143212609 gene encoding uncharacterized protein LOC143212609 isoform X2, which yields MDILPTQVYEDDDSFTPTQQLSHFVPHNIKEKHIGSLRIGSITYPIEQGITKIGRHPECDIVLNDQTVSKKHAEIEVNSNETWICDLNSSNKTKLNSSVLRSGRYYELKGGSVVEFGMVRAVYSVLGAMDELLIPETPVISHSRTENMIIPVTPDTSMNFSSTSEDNVSIIPGTQAEKGDSIFRRPSLPVRSSASSRKNYLLDSSSDNSMNDSRGSSALGKENLGEKGVSTHDMETQNSFESQSNLSDDIHDVETQKICLDSFLAAKQSRDQADIHNMETQHEEDVDTQHFVTDIHDVETQHDVDIDDLDTLRKTEVQNALVESDKGASAVEQGQTEEAKLKADVSMEVGKSEIKEEESCSNAVDRPEQAVAAKDENSGNSEQLENGQRGSQDCLELSIATNFDDECSEIDRSSSQNLLENLISDDDPANESGSKSVSPLKSSAINNETTEKSSDEENIFDMATQANANNENVLDGVTKRVDYTFKASLMEDDSDDDTDQEGVFQRYSRIASQDSSQGTVLSKSQPDSEDSDTDEEGRFAAMAMKEKRASVSFEVGQNESKETRNDAGSSRDSDDLFEIATQKVNLENSSKEQGDVSKGSADFDTPTQVIEVSKPEDVASKGSVDFDTPTQVIDTYQPVNVTEKGRVCFDTPTQLMEANEPEDLVQGGDADFDTPTQVIEVTKPEDVASKGSVDFDTPTQVIDTYQPVNVTEKGRVCFDTPTQLIEANKPDDVVEKGSADFDTPTQVIEVSKPEDVASKGSVDFDTPTQVIDTYQPVNLTEKSSVNFDTPTQVMEANEPEDQVEGGSVDFDTPTQVIDTDQPVNVTEKGSVSLDTPAQSIEDTNKNEDDLMPTQILPVGKISRNITAAAKGNTRNEDKAEGETDYNTPTQIIAENVPIYKEPLSNDSERENAQLIEEFTMEDIDYEMAPTQLLSDIEEKKKAALANKKNNSRGKLNRVNLDDTLERNLNEMFGDVNVDIEDDLPQMSTQVLTNMLESPQNKEESTDVNVDKELPGSSKEKTSPRRTRGKSTEAKLEVSPLITTRKSRRSSLKKAVTNDDSQNDSPNLTTKRKRKLLSDSEEIATIGEDKVDTEIEKKSTKKTLNDENNISAELLKSSPKNSPSSRFSRTNKPEELQVPEPVVESVELPRGNKNVAVELDRGDEVSITSVNIGQYGRAITLDSDEDIMAGLPEVQISGTLSNPASPTSSTSTEFRFTTRSMKSKSGTKKTEPKKKILPKKSTRKSVARTNAENNESPKVGRLRSAAFSSSFDNFNVSRVPVTIYETDADIVNEIKPSSSCKSKESGSLQTKPSPLNAEVGKEALVTTVAEPVRKTVVKTSRAVKRSLSSTDVTESNNAKKRKENVTEEASVTTKGRKSTRGVAATRSNSANILDYMSRRDSPVLNSDSSQQSVSSSQESYGSKQLKLMIRRLSSDTPTPLPLIPTRSAKEDVSVNSATSSSSKAENDKSAIVEEKVYPTRGTRSKRAVRKSYVEDDSSEMGEESQEVEMIMNSWVNEENVKQEETNESTKGVRGRGTRARSMNVSFATSTPTKIKHKILFTGITNGYSKLLSKLGSSQVEDPAKCTVLVTDKVRRTVKFLCALAQAVPIVSVSWLVDSEKAGRFTELDNYILKDPAAEAKFGFRLRGSLEKAKKQKLLEGYTIVLTPNVAPPPVQELKSIISSCGGKPLVRPPSSWPQNAVIISREEDMANAKKFLAKASKTVTIQSTEFILTGILRQELDFVKYKLT from the exons ATGGATATTTTGCCAACGCAAGTGTACGAAGATGATGATTCCTTCACGCCGACACAGCAACTATCTCATTTTGTGCCACACAACATAAAAGAAAAACAT attGGATCACTGAGGATTGGCTCTATCACCTATCCAATCGAGCAGGGAATTACCAAAATTGGTAGGCACCCTGAGTGCGATATCGTACTAAACGATCAA ACAGTGTCCAAGAAGCACGCAGAAATCGAAGTGAACAGCAACGAAACATGGATTTGCGACTTGAATTCTTCAAACAAAACGAAGCTCAACAGT TCTGTTTTAAGGTCCGGTCGATATTACGAGCTAAAAGGAGGAAGCGTCGTCGAATTCGGCATGGTACGGGCCGTTTACTCAGTGCTTGGTGCAATGGACGAGTTGTTGATACCAGAAACTCCTGTGATAAGTCACTCGAGGACTGAGAATATGATTATCCCAGTAACGCCGGATACGTCGATG AACTTTTCATCGACGTCGGAGGACAACGTCTCTATAATCCCAGGAACCCAAGCAGAGAAAGGAGACTCCATATTTCGACGACCATCGCTACCAGTGAGAAGTTCTGCCAGCAGCCGCAAGAATTATCTTCTAGACTCTTCCAGCGACAACAGTATGAACGACTCCAGAGGCTCTTCAGCACTGGGGAAGGAGAACTTGGGTGAAAAGGGGGTCAGTACTCATGATATGGAGACACAAAATTCATTTGAATCTCAGAGCAATTTGTCCGACGACATCCACGACGTTGAAACTCAAAAGATCTGCTTGGACAGCTTCCTTGCTGCCAAGCAGTCTCGCGATCAGGCCGATATCCATAACATGGAGACGCAACACGAGGAGGACGTGGACACCCAGCATTTTGTAACAGACATCCATGATGTAGAAACGCAACATGATGTAGATATCGATGATCTGGACACGCTGAGGAAGACCGAAGTGCAGAACGCTTTGGTCGAAAGCGATAAAGGAGCAAGCGCTGTTGAACAGGGACAAACGGAAGAGGCAAAATTAAAGGCAGACGTTTCTATGGAAGTAGGAAAGAGTGAGATTAAAGAGGAGGAATCATGTAGCAATGCGGTCGATCGGCCTGAACAAGCTGTAGCCGCGAAGGATGAAAACTCCGGCAATTCTGAACAGTTGGAGAACGGTCAAAGAGGTTCGCAGGATTGCCTAGAGTTGTCGATAGCTACGAACTTCGACGACGAGTGCTCGGAAATTGACCGAAGCAGCTCGCAGAATTTGTTGGAGAACTTGATCAGCGACGATGATCCAGCGAACGAGTCGGGATCGAAGTCGGTCAGCCCTCTGAAGTCTTCTGCGATCAACAACGAGACGACTGAGAAAAGCAGCGACGAGGAGAATATATTTGACATGGCGACGCAGGCTAACGCTAATAATGAAAATGTTCTCGATGGCGTGACGAAACGTGTTGATTACACGTTTAAAGCTTCTCTAATGGAAGATGATTCCGATGACGATACCGATCAAGAAGGCGTGTTTCAAAGGTACTCGCGAATCGCTAGTCAGGACAGCAGTCAGGGGACGGTTCTGTCAAAGAGTCAGCCCGACAGCGAAGACTCTGATACCGATGAAGAAGGACGTTTTGCTGCTATGGCTATGAAGGAAAAACGAGCGTCTGTATCATTTGAGGTTGGACAGAATGAGAGTAAGGAGACGAGGAATGATGCTGGGTCGAGCCGGGACTCGGATGATCTTTTCGAAATAGCCACGCAAAAGGTGAACCTTGAGAATTCTTCGAAAGAACAGGGCGATGTCAGTAAAGGTAGCGCAGATTTCGATACTCCAACGCAAGTAATCGAAGTGAGCAAACCTGAAGACGTAGCGAGTAAAGGTAGTGTAGATTTCGACACGCCAACGCAAGTGATCGATACGTATCAACCTGTAAATGTAACAGAAAAAGGTAGAGTGTGTTTTGATACACCAACGCAGCTGATGGAAGCGAATGAACCTGAAGACCTAGTACAGGGAGGTGACGCAGATTTCGATACTCCAACGCAAGTGATCGAAGTCACCAAACCTGAAGACGTAGCGAGTAAAGGTAGCGTAGATTTCGACACGCCAACGCAAGTGATCGATACGTATCAACCTGTAAATGTAACAGAAAAAGGTAGAGTGTGTTTTGATACACCAACGCAGCTGATCGAAGCGAATAAACCTGACGACGTAGTAGAGAAAGGTAGTGCAGATTTCGATACTCCAACGCAAGTAATCGAAGTGAGCAAACCTGAAGACGTAGCGAGTAAAGGTAGTGTAGATTTCGACACGCCAACGCAAGTGATCGATACGTACCAACCTGTAAATTTAACAGAGAAAAGTAGTGTGAATTTTGATACACCAACGCAGGTGATGGAAGCGAATGAACCTGAAGACCAAGTAGAGGGAGGTAGTGTAGATTTCGATACTCCAACGCAAGTGATCGATACTGACCAACCTGTAAATGTAACAGAGAAAGGTAGTGTGAGTCTTGATACACCAGCACAATCAATCGAAGACACGAATAAGAATGAGGATGACTTGATGCCAACGCAAATTCTACCGGTCGGTAAAATTTCTAGAAATATTACTGCAGCAGCAAAAGGTAATACGCGCAATGAAGACAAAGCTGAAGGTGAAACGGACTATAACACGCCAACACAAATCATTGCAGAAAATGTTCCCATTTATAAAGAACCATTGTCTAATGACTCCGAACGAGAGAATGCACAGCTGATAGAGGAGTTCACTATGGAAGACATTGATTATGAAATGGCACCTACTCAGTTGCTGAGTGATATCGAGGAAAAGAAGAAGGCTGCATTagctaataaaaaaaataattctagggGGAAGTTGAATAGAGTGAATCTGGATGATACTTTGGAGAGAAATCTGAATGAGATGTTTGGCGACGTTAACGTGGACATCGAGGATGACCTACCACAAATGTCTACCCAAGTTCTCACAAATATGCTAGAATCTCCGCAGAATAAAGAAGAGTCTACTGATGTTAACGTTGATAAAGAGTTACCAGGGAGCAGTAAAGAGAAAACATCGCCAAGGAGGACGAGAGGCAAATCAACCGAAGCTAAGTTAGAGGTATCACCTTTAATAACCACCAGGAAGTCACGCAGATCTAGCTTGAAGAAAGCTGTAACTAACGATGACTCCCAAAATGATTCCCCAAATCTCACCACGAAAAGGAAACGCAAACTTCTGTCGGATTCCGAAGAGATTGCTACTATCGGTGAAGACAAGGTTGACACGGAAATTGAAAAGAAGTCGACCAAGAAAACATTAAACGACGAGAACAATATTTCCGCTGAATTATTGAAATCTTCGCCAAAAAATTCGCCGTCGTCAAGATTTTCAAGAACGAATAAACCTGAGGAGTTGCAGGTGCCCGAGCCTGTTGTAGAGAGCGTAGAATTACCAAGGGGTAATAAGAATGTTGCAGTAGAGTTAGACAGAGGTGACGAAGTATCTATCACATCGGTTAACATAGGACAATACGGACGTGCCATTACACTGGATTCTGATGAAGACATTATGGCAGGCTTGCCGGAAGTTCAAATCTCAGGAACCCTGTCGAATCCAGCGAGCCCGACTTCGTCGACATCGACAGAGTTTAGATTCACTACTAGGAGTATGAAATCCAAGTCCGGTACGAAGAAGACCGAAcccaaaaagaaaatattaccGAAGAAATCAACGCGAAAATCGGTTGCACGTACAAACGCAGAGAACAACGAATCTCCCAAGGTTGGCAGACTAAGATCCGCAGCATTCTCAAGCAGTTTTGATAATTTCAACGTAAGTAGAGTGCCGGTGACGATATATGAAACCGACGCGGACATAGTAAACGAGATTAAACCATCGTCTTCCTGTAAATCTAAAGAGAGTGGATCGCTGCAAACAAAACCAAGCCCTTTGAACGCAGAA GTTGGCAAAGAGGCTTTGGTTACAACGGTGGCTGAACCTGTGAGAAAAACCGTTGTAAAGACATCGCGGGCCGTTAAAAGGTCGCTTAGCTCGACGGATGTAACCGAAAGTAACAATGCGAAAAAACGTAAGGAGAATGTCACTGAGGAAGCGTCTGTGACTACTAAAGGTAGAAAAAGTACCAGAGGCGTTGCCGCTACTAGGAGCAATTCTGCGAATATTCTGGATTATATGTCAAGAAGAGATTCGCCGGTGTTGAACTCGGACAGCTCGCAACAGTCGGTTAGCAGTAGTCAAGAAAGTTACGGGTCTAAACAGTTGAAGCTAATGATCAGGAGATTGTCTTCCGATACTCCGACACCACTGCCCCTTATACCTACGAGATCAGCGAAAGAGGATGTTAGTGTCAATAGTGCCACAAGCAGTTCATCTAAAGCAGAGAATGATAAAAGTGCAATTGTAGAGGAAAAAGTATACCCGACCAGAGGAACTAGAAGTAAGAGAGCAGTGAGAAAAAGTTACGTCGAGGATGACAGTTCGGAAATGGGAGAAGAGTCGCAGGAAGTAGAGATGATTATGAACTCTTGGGTGAACGAAGAGAATGTCAAGCAGGAAGAGACGAATGAAAGTACGAAAGGTGTTAGAGGAAGAGGCACCAGGGCTAGGTCAATGAATGTCTCGTTCGCAACGTCGACCCCTACTAAGATAAagcataaaattttattcactGGTATAACCAACGGTTACAGCAAACTATtatcaaaattgg GATCATCTCAGGTGGAAGACCCAGCGAAATGTACTGTGTTGGTCACAGACAAGGTTCGAAGGACCGTCAAATTTCTGTGCGCATTGGCGCAAGCAGTGCCGATAGTTTCAGTGAGCTGGTTGGTCGATAGTGAAAAAGCTGGACGCTTTACAGAGTTGGATAATTACATATTAAAAGATCCTGCTGCGGAAGCTAAGTTCGGCTTCAGGTTACGGGGAAGTTTGGAGAAGGCgaagaaacaaaaattgttggaaGGATACACCATTGTTTTAACACCCAACGTTGCCCCACCGCCAGTGCAGGAGTTGAAAA GTATAATTAGTTCGTGTGGTGGTAAACCATTGGTTCGACCACCATCATCATGGCCACAAAACGCAGTTATCATTTCTCGCGAAGAAGATATGGCAAATGCGAAAAAGTTTCTCGCGAAAGCTTCAAAAACGGTTACTATCCAGTCAACAGAGTTTATACTAACTGGTATTTTGCGACAAGAGCTAGATTTCGTCAAGTATAAATTAACGTAA
- the LOC143212609 gene encoding uncharacterized protein LOC143212609 isoform X1, translating into MDILPTQVYEDDDSFTPTQQLSHFVPHNIKEKHIGSLRIGSITYPIEQGITKIGRHPECDIVLNDQTVSKKHAEIEVNSNETWICDLNSSNKTKLNSSVLRSGRYYELKGGSVVEFGMVRAVYSVLGAMDELLIPETPVISHSRTENMIIPVTPDTSMNFSSTSEDNVSIIPGTQAEKGDSIFRRPSLPVRSSASSRKNYLLDSSSDNSMNDSRGSSALGKENLGEKGVSTHDMETQNSFESQSNLSDDIHDVETQKICLDSFLAAKQSRDQADIHNMETQHEEDVDTQHFVTDIHDVETQHDVDIDDLDTLRKTEVQNALVESDKGASAVEQGQTEEAKLKADVSMEVGKSEIKEEESCSNAVDRPEQAVAAKDENSGNSEQLENGQRGSQDCLELSIATNFDDECSEIDRSSSQNLLENLISDDDPANESGSKSVSPLKSSAINNETTEKSSDEENIFDMATQANANNENVLDGVTKRVDYTFKASLMEDDSDDDTDQEGVFQRYSRIASQDSSQGTVLSKSQPDSEDSDTDEEGRFAAMAMKEKRASVSFEVGQNESKETRNDAGSSRDSDDLFEIATQKVNLENSSKEQGDVSKGSADFDTPTQVIEVSKPEDVASKGSVDFDTPTQVIDTYQPVNVTEKGRVCFDTPTQLMEANEPEDLVQGGDADFDTPTQVIEVTKPEDVASKGSVDFDTPTQVIDTYQPVNVTEKGRVCFDTPTQLIEANKPDDVVEKGSADFDTPTQVIEVSKPEDVASKGSVDFDTPTQVIDTYQPVNLTEKSSVNFDTPTQVMEANEPEDQVEGGSVDFDTPTQVIDTDQPVNVTEKGSVSLDTPAQSIEDTNKNEDDLMPTQILPVGKISRNITAAAKGNTRNEDKAEGETDYNTPTQIIAENVPIYKEPLSNDSERENAQLIEEFTMEDIDYEMAPTQLLSDIEEKKKAALANKKNNSRGKLNRVNLDDTLERNLNEMFGDVNVDIEDDLPQMSTQVLTNMLESPQNKEESTDVNVDKELPGSSKEKTSPRRTRGKSTEAKLEVSPLITTRKSRRSSLKKAVTNDDSQNDSPNLTTKRKRKLLSDSEEIATIGEDKVDTEIEKKSTKKTLNDENNISAELLKSSPKNSPSSRFSRTNKPEELQVPEPVVESVELPRGNKNVAVELDRGDEVSITSVNIGQYGRAITLDSDEDIMAGLPEVQISGTLSNPASPTSSTSTEFRFTTRSMKSKSGTKKTEPKKKILPKKSTRKSVARTNAENNESPKVGRLRSAAFSSSFDNFNVSRVPVTIYETDADIVNEIKPSSSCKSKESGSLQTKPSPLNAEVRHSSSIQDNGRTRSSSNKYSSSVFQVGKEALVTTVAEPVRKTVVKTSRAVKRSLSSTDVTESNNAKKRKENVTEEASVTTKGRKSTRGVAATRSNSANILDYMSRRDSPVLNSDSSQQSVSSSQESYGSKQLKLMIRRLSSDTPTPLPLIPTRSAKEDVSVNSATSSSSKAENDKSAIVEEKVYPTRGTRSKRAVRKSYVEDDSSEMGEESQEVEMIMNSWVNEENVKQEETNESTKGVRGRGTRARSMNVSFATSTPTKIKHKILFTGITNGYSKLLSKLGSSQVEDPAKCTVLVTDKVRRTVKFLCALAQAVPIVSVSWLVDSEKAGRFTELDNYILKDPAAEAKFGFRLRGSLEKAKKQKLLEGYTIVLTPNVAPPPVQELKSIISSCGGKPLVRPPSSWPQNAVIISREEDMANAKKFLAKASKTVTIQSTEFILTGILRQELDFVKYKLT; encoded by the exons ATGGATATTTTGCCAACGCAAGTGTACGAAGATGATGATTCCTTCACGCCGACACAGCAACTATCTCATTTTGTGCCACACAACATAAAAGAAAAACAT attGGATCACTGAGGATTGGCTCTATCACCTATCCAATCGAGCAGGGAATTACCAAAATTGGTAGGCACCCTGAGTGCGATATCGTACTAAACGATCAA ACAGTGTCCAAGAAGCACGCAGAAATCGAAGTGAACAGCAACGAAACATGGATTTGCGACTTGAATTCTTCAAACAAAACGAAGCTCAACAGT TCTGTTTTAAGGTCCGGTCGATATTACGAGCTAAAAGGAGGAAGCGTCGTCGAATTCGGCATGGTACGGGCCGTTTACTCAGTGCTTGGTGCAATGGACGAGTTGTTGATACCAGAAACTCCTGTGATAAGTCACTCGAGGACTGAGAATATGATTATCCCAGTAACGCCGGATACGTCGATG AACTTTTCATCGACGTCGGAGGACAACGTCTCTATAATCCCAGGAACCCAAGCAGAGAAAGGAGACTCCATATTTCGACGACCATCGCTACCAGTGAGAAGTTCTGCCAGCAGCCGCAAGAATTATCTTCTAGACTCTTCCAGCGACAACAGTATGAACGACTCCAGAGGCTCTTCAGCACTGGGGAAGGAGAACTTGGGTGAAAAGGGGGTCAGTACTCATGATATGGAGACACAAAATTCATTTGAATCTCAGAGCAATTTGTCCGACGACATCCACGACGTTGAAACTCAAAAGATCTGCTTGGACAGCTTCCTTGCTGCCAAGCAGTCTCGCGATCAGGCCGATATCCATAACATGGAGACGCAACACGAGGAGGACGTGGACACCCAGCATTTTGTAACAGACATCCATGATGTAGAAACGCAACATGATGTAGATATCGATGATCTGGACACGCTGAGGAAGACCGAAGTGCAGAACGCTTTGGTCGAAAGCGATAAAGGAGCAAGCGCTGTTGAACAGGGACAAACGGAAGAGGCAAAATTAAAGGCAGACGTTTCTATGGAAGTAGGAAAGAGTGAGATTAAAGAGGAGGAATCATGTAGCAATGCGGTCGATCGGCCTGAACAAGCTGTAGCCGCGAAGGATGAAAACTCCGGCAATTCTGAACAGTTGGAGAACGGTCAAAGAGGTTCGCAGGATTGCCTAGAGTTGTCGATAGCTACGAACTTCGACGACGAGTGCTCGGAAATTGACCGAAGCAGCTCGCAGAATTTGTTGGAGAACTTGATCAGCGACGATGATCCAGCGAACGAGTCGGGATCGAAGTCGGTCAGCCCTCTGAAGTCTTCTGCGATCAACAACGAGACGACTGAGAAAAGCAGCGACGAGGAGAATATATTTGACATGGCGACGCAGGCTAACGCTAATAATGAAAATGTTCTCGATGGCGTGACGAAACGTGTTGATTACACGTTTAAAGCTTCTCTAATGGAAGATGATTCCGATGACGATACCGATCAAGAAGGCGTGTTTCAAAGGTACTCGCGAATCGCTAGTCAGGACAGCAGTCAGGGGACGGTTCTGTCAAAGAGTCAGCCCGACAGCGAAGACTCTGATACCGATGAAGAAGGACGTTTTGCTGCTATGGCTATGAAGGAAAAACGAGCGTCTGTATCATTTGAGGTTGGACAGAATGAGAGTAAGGAGACGAGGAATGATGCTGGGTCGAGCCGGGACTCGGATGATCTTTTCGAAATAGCCACGCAAAAGGTGAACCTTGAGAATTCTTCGAAAGAACAGGGCGATGTCAGTAAAGGTAGCGCAGATTTCGATACTCCAACGCAAGTAATCGAAGTGAGCAAACCTGAAGACGTAGCGAGTAAAGGTAGTGTAGATTTCGACACGCCAACGCAAGTGATCGATACGTATCAACCTGTAAATGTAACAGAAAAAGGTAGAGTGTGTTTTGATACACCAACGCAGCTGATGGAAGCGAATGAACCTGAAGACCTAGTACAGGGAGGTGACGCAGATTTCGATACTCCAACGCAAGTGATCGAAGTCACCAAACCTGAAGACGTAGCGAGTAAAGGTAGCGTAGATTTCGACACGCCAACGCAAGTGATCGATACGTATCAACCTGTAAATGTAACAGAAAAAGGTAGAGTGTGTTTTGATACACCAACGCAGCTGATCGAAGCGAATAAACCTGACGACGTAGTAGAGAAAGGTAGTGCAGATTTCGATACTCCAACGCAAGTAATCGAAGTGAGCAAACCTGAAGACGTAGCGAGTAAAGGTAGTGTAGATTTCGACACGCCAACGCAAGTGATCGATACGTACCAACCTGTAAATTTAACAGAGAAAAGTAGTGTGAATTTTGATACACCAACGCAGGTGATGGAAGCGAATGAACCTGAAGACCAAGTAGAGGGAGGTAGTGTAGATTTCGATACTCCAACGCAAGTGATCGATACTGACCAACCTGTAAATGTAACAGAGAAAGGTAGTGTGAGTCTTGATACACCAGCACAATCAATCGAAGACACGAATAAGAATGAGGATGACTTGATGCCAACGCAAATTCTACCGGTCGGTAAAATTTCTAGAAATATTACTGCAGCAGCAAAAGGTAATACGCGCAATGAAGACAAAGCTGAAGGTGAAACGGACTATAACACGCCAACACAAATCATTGCAGAAAATGTTCCCATTTATAAAGAACCATTGTCTAATGACTCCGAACGAGAGAATGCACAGCTGATAGAGGAGTTCACTATGGAAGACATTGATTATGAAATGGCACCTACTCAGTTGCTGAGTGATATCGAGGAAAAGAAGAAGGCTGCATTagctaataaaaaaaataattctagggGGAAGTTGAATAGAGTGAATCTGGATGATACTTTGGAGAGAAATCTGAATGAGATGTTTGGCGACGTTAACGTGGACATCGAGGATGACCTACCACAAATGTCTACCCAAGTTCTCACAAATATGCTAGAATCTCCGCAGAATAAAGAAGAGTCTACTGATGTTAACGTTGATAAAGAGTTACCAGGGAGCAGTAAAGAGAAAACATCGCCAAGGAGGACGAGAGGCAAATCAACCGAAGCTAAGTTAGAGGTATCACCTTTAATAACCACCAGGAAGTCACGCAGATCTAGCTTGAAGAAAGCTGTAACTAACGATGACTCCCAAAATGATTCCCCAAATCTCACCACGAAAAGGAAACGCAAACTTCTGTCGGATTCCGAAGAGATTGCTACTATCGGTGAAGACAAGGTTGACACGGAAATTGAAAAGAAGTCGACCAAGAAAACATTAAACGACGAGAACAATATTTCCGCTGAATTATTGAAATCTTCGCCAAAAAATTCGCCGTCGTCAAGATTTTCAAGAACGAATAAACCTGAGGAGTTGCAGGTGCCCGAGCCTGTTGTAGAGAGCGTAGAATTACCAAGGGGTAATAAGAATGTTGCAGTAGAGTTAGACAGAGGTGACGAAGTATCTATCACATCGGTTAACATAGGACAATACGGACGTGCCATTACACTGGATTCTGATGAAGACATTATGGCAGGCTTGCCGGAAGTTCAAATCTCAGGAACCCTGTCGAATCCAGCGAGCCCGACTTCGTCGACATCGACAGAGTTTAGATTCACTACTAGGAGTATGAAATCCAAGTCCGGTACGAAGAAGACCGAAcccaaaaagaaaatattaccGAAGAAATCAACGCGAAAATCGGTTGCACGTACAAACGCAGAGAACAACGAATCTCCCAAGGTTGGCAGACTAAGATCCGCAGCATTCTCAAGCAGTTTTGATAATTTCAACGTAAGTAGAGTGCCGGTGACGATATATGAAACCGACGCGGACATAGTAAACGAGATTAAACCATCGTCTTCCTGTAAATCTAAAGAGAGTGGATCGCTGCAAACAAAACCAAGCCCTTTGAACGCAGAAGTAAGACACAGTTCTTCCATTCAGGACAACGGAAGGACTCGCAGCTCTAGCAACAAGTATAGTTCGTCTGTTTTTCAGGTTGGCAAAGAGGCTTTGGTTACAACGGTGGCTGAACCTGTGAGAAAAACCGTTGTAAAGACATCGCGGGCCGTTAAAAGGTCGCTTAGCTCGACGGATGTAACCGAAAGTAACAATGCGAAAAAACGTAAGGAGAATGTCACTGAGGAAGCGTCTGTGACTACTAAAGGTAGAAAAAGTACCAGAGGCGTTGCCGCTACTAGGAGCAATTCTGCGAATATTCTGGATTATATGTCAAGAAGAGATTCGCCGGTGTTGAACTCGGACAGCTCGCAACAGTCGGTTAGCAGTAGTCAAGAAAGTTACGGGTCTAAACAGTTGAAGCTAATGATCAGGAGATTGTCTTCCGATACTCCGACACCACTGCCCCTTATACCTACGAGATCAGCGAAAGAGGATGTTAGTGTCAATAGTGCCACAAGCAGTTCATCTAAAGCAGAGAATGATAAAAGTGCAATTGTAGAGGAAAAAGTATACCCGACCAGAGGAACTAGAAGTAAGAGAGCAGTGAGAAAAAGTTACGTCGAGGATGACAGTTCGGAAATGGGAGAAGAGTCGCAGGAAGTAGAGATGATTATGAACTCTTGGGTGAACGAAGAGAATGTCAAGCAGGAAGAGACGAATGAAAGTACGAAAGGTGTTAGAGGAAGAGGCACCAGGGCTAGGTCAATGAATGTCTCGTTCGCAACGTCGACCCCTACTAAGATAAagcataaaattttattcactGGTATAACCAACGGTTACAGCAAACTATtatcaaaattgg GATCATCTCAGGTGGAAGACCCAGCGAAATGTACTGTGTTGGTCACAGACAAGGTTCGAAGGACCGTCAAATTTCTGTGCGCATTGGCGCAAGCAGTGCCGATAGTTTCAGTGAGCTGGTTGGTCGATAGTGAAAAAGCTGGACGCTTTACAGAGTTGGATAATTACATATTAAAAGATCCTGCTGCGGAAGCTAAGTTCGGCTTCAGGTTACGGGGAAGTTTGGAGAAGGCgaagaaacaaaaattgttggaaGGATACACCATTGTTTTAACACCCAACGTTGCCCCACCGCCAGTGCAGGAGTTGAAAA GTATAATTAGTTCGTGTGGTGGTAAACCATTGGTTCGACCACCATCATCATGGCCACAAAACGCAGTTATCATTTCTCGCGAAGAAGATATGGCAAATGCGAAAAAGTTTCTCGCGAAAGCTTCAAAAACGGTTACTATCCAGTCAACAGAGTTTATACTAACTGGTATTTTGCGACAAGAGCTAGATTTCGTCAAGTATAAATTAACGTAA